The region GCGTTGAAGCGGTCGTCCTGCACGATGACCACCGGTCGCGGCTTGCCGGCGTAATCTTTGCCCCCGGCCGCGGTCCATATCTCGCCGCGTGTCACTCAGTCCTCGGAGGCCAGCGCATCGACGAATGCCTGATCCTCGGCGGCATGCCGGCTCGATGCGACGAGTCGCGACTGCCGCGCGGCCTGCGCCGCAAACCTCGGCGATCGGGTGTCGGGCACCCAGATCTGGATCGGTCGCAGCCCTTGTGCACGCAAGCGGTCCCGGTGCGCTTGAACCTTTTGCCGGGAGCTGGAGGGCCTCCGATTCCTGGACCTCGGCTTCGCGGACGGCATGAACCGAGCCTCCTTGGGTAAAGGTTACATGTAACCTACAGCTGGCCGATCGAGAGTGCAACCGGCGAGCCGCCCGGGTATGAGCGGGATCGCGATGACCAACGACTGGTGCCGAGCGCTCGGCATCGAGCCGCCCACGCTCGAGGCCGTGGCCCATCACCGGGAAGCGAACACCTTCGCGCTCCTGCTCGTCGCTCTGCTCGAGCGCGGCGAGCCCATGACGCTGGCTGAGGTCGCGACGCGGTTCGAGGAGGCGGGCATCGCCGGGCGCGCCCAGGCGCTGTCGTCCCTGAAGCGCTGCAAGCCGGGACGACCGCCGGCCTACCGTGACGGGGATCGTTATCACCTCGACCCGCACGACGACGACCTGGACTTGTGGGTGTTCCGGCTCGGTCTCCGGCCGCCGAGAGTCGCCCGCATAGCACCACCGGTACTCGGCGCCGCGCCGTTGCCGAACCCCGATGTGGCGCTCACGCCAGCCGAGCTCGACGAGGCGTGGACCGATGCGTCGCTCGGCGGCTGGTCACAACGACGCATCGTCCTCGCGGTCCTCGACGCACACGGTGCCCCGCTCGCGCCGGCCGACGTGGTCGCCGCCGTCGCCCGACGCACGCGATGGCATGGATTGACCGTGGACGCGACGAAGTTCGCCCGCCGCGGCAGCGCGGTGGCGGTGCGAGACGACGGGCGCTGGGCCGTCGCCGACGACGCCGCCGAGACGATGCGCCAGGTTCGGCGTGCACTGCGCGAACGCATCACGCTCGTGCGGCGTCAGGGGTCGCAGTATCCCGGGCCCGCCGCCGTGGAGGCGGCCACCGTGGCATGGGAACGACGGCGAGCGGCGCACCGGGCGGAGCTCGCGCGTTTGTCGCGCGCGCTCCTCGTGACGTTCCCACTCTGCTCACCGCGGGCTGCCGTGCTGCTCGACGTCGGCGAGCACACGATCCGCGCCTTCGTCGACGACGGGTTGGACGAGCTCCGCGCCGGCCTCGCGACCTACGACGTCATCGGCGCCCTGCAGGTCCGCGCCCGTCTGCGCGCGCTCGGCTTCGATCCGGGCGGACGCCGGCTCGCGGAGCTCGAGCCGCCCCAGAAGACGAAACAGCTCAACCGGCGCGGGCGCACGTTGAAGGCCACGACAACCTTGTTGGTACAGGGGTCGTGCGGCATCCGTAAGCCGTTCGGGGAGGAGGGCACGCTGGCAGCGTACCTCGCCACGGGAGCGACCGGGAAGCTTCTTCGACGACTCGAAGCCGACGCGAAGTCCCTGCACGCCCTCTACGAGTACGGACGGCTCCACGGCGCGGTGCGGCTGCGCTGGGGTTTCCTCGACGAGCGCCTCTCTGTCCCGTGGGTCGATCGCGACGAGCCGACGCTCCACGATCTCGAGAAGTCCGCGCTCGCGATGAACGTGCCGCTCGAGGTCGTGGTCGGGAGCGCGCCCGGGTGGAGCGAGCCGTGGTCCCGCGTGCGGCTCGCGCGGGTGGTGCGGGATCGGGACGGGTGGCAGCACTGACTCGTCGGGGACGACGGCGCCGTCATCGACGAGGCCACGGTGCAACGTGCGCGGCTCTCGGTCGCGGTGCATTGACCGAGCGCCCAACGGCCTACCTCGGAAAAACCGGTTGCGGTAGCAGGTGGTGGCCGGGGGCCGTAGGGGCCGTAGGCGCGACAACCCTGGGAAGTTGACGGAACCGAGAGTTATCAGTTGCTCGGTGCGGCGATCTCCCCCCTGTGCCCCCGGCTTGCGCGGTCGACGTCGACGGCATCGTCGCCCTGATCGCGCGGCGCGCGCGCGAGGTGGACGTGCTGCTCGTCGAGGGCGCCGGCGGCCTCCTCGTGCCGATCGCGGGCGATCTGACGTACCTCGATCTCGCCGTGCGGGCCCGGCTCCCGTTGCTCGTCGTCGCCGCCAACCGGCTCGGCACCGTGAACCACACGGCGCTCACCGCCCGGGTGGCGACCGCCGCCGGGCTCGACGTCCGCGGCTTCGTGCTCTCGCAGCCGACGCCGTCGACCGACGTTTCGGCGGCGTCGAACGCGGACACGATCGCGCGGCTCACCGGCCTTCCCTGCCTCGGGGTGCTGCCCCACGCCGAGCGCCCGGGCCTGACAGCGCATCTGCTCGTGATCCCGAGCTAGCCCTTCGATTTACAAGCGCCATCCCGCGCGATAGCCACCCGGGTCGATGCGCCCACTACCGATCGTCCTGCTCCTGCTGGCCTCGCTCGCGTCCGTCTGCACGGCGGGGGCCGCGGATCTCGCCGTCCTGACACGCGGGAAGGTTCTCCGTCTCGACGCCGGGTCCGATCCGGGAAAATCCCGGGGCCTCGTGCGTTTCGGGCACGACGCCGCGCTCGCCGCGGCGCCCGATCCCTCGTGCCCGTCCGCCTCCGCGTTCGATCTCGGGCTCTTCACGGTGGCGGCCAACGCGGTCGTCCGGAACGAGAAGGTCGCCCTCGAATGCGCGAAGTGGCGGAAGACCCGCACGGGCTGGCGCTACGACGATCCGGACGCCGCCGGCGGCGTCCGTCGGATCACCTACGGACCCCGGGGCCTCGCCGTCCGCCTCGTCGGCCCCGCGGCGATGCCGGCCCCCGGCCCCGTCGGCTACGCGTTCGTGTGGTTCGAGGTCGGCGCGATGCGATTCCACGGCCGCTTCCACGTCTTCGAGGCGAACACGGCCGACCGGGTGCGAAGCCGGAGACTCTCGAAGGCCGCCGGCGACGGCGAGACGCGTTTCTGGGCGATCATGTGGGGAGACGATGCTTCCGAGACGGCCGTGCAGGAGACCTCGGCGCTCCTGCAACGCGCCGCGAAGCGCTCGAAGGCGGACGCCCGATCGCGCTTCCTCCTCGGCATGCTCCATCTCTATCGTTTCGGGCAGCTCACCGAGCGCTTCAGCGCGGCCAGCGAGGCCGGCCGCGCCGAGATCGCCGCGGCCGTCGCCGCCTTCGACGACGCCGAACCGCTGCTCTGGAACCGGACGACGCGCGTCGGCGATTCCCGGATGCCGGGGTTCGCCGCCGCCGCGCGCTACGCGCTCGCCGTCGTCACCGCCGACGAGGCGCTCCGGCAGCGGGCGCTCGCGGATCTCGCGTACGCGGTCGAGATCAACGCGTTCTTCAACGTGTTCGACCTGATGACGGTCCTGCAGGCGGAGCCCGCGGGCAGCTCGGCGTTCCAGCAGGCGTTCGCCGACCTGAGCGCGTACATCGGCGATCCGAACACGCTCGCGTGCGCCGTCACCCAGCCGGAGGTGTGCACGAACGCCGGGCTCGCACCCACGGCGCTTCCCGGCACGTTCGTGATGTTCGGCGACGCCTACGCCAAGAGCGGCGACGCCGCGACGGCGAAGTACTGGTACCAGTTCGGGATCGCCGCCGAAGCGGGGTGGGCCTTCGAGGGCCTCGCCGCGGAACGCCTGGCCGGCGCCGATGCGCGGGTCGCCGCGTACCAGGACGTGGATCCCGCCAACGACCCGCCCATCATCGGCGCAGGCCCCGAGGCCTGCGCGTCCTGCCACCACCGACCGCTCACGGGCGAGTAGTCGGGACCCGGCGTCGTCGAGGCGTCGTCACGACGCCTCGCGCACGCGCGGAATCTTCCAGCTCCCGTTCAGGATCGACGGGGACTTGTCCTTCGGCCAGTACATCCGCAGCATCAGGATGAAACGGCCGGCGGGCGCGGGCAGCCAGTTCGATTCCTTGTCCGCCCCCGGGGACTCGTGCTGGATGTAGAGGTCCACCGAGCCGTCGGGATTCGTCTTGAACGTGTTGCGCTGGCTCACGTTGTAGCGGTCGAGCGCGTTCGCGACGAAGAAGTAGTCCGCGTCGTACATCGTGAGCGACCAGAAGCCGTTCACCGGCGGCAGCTCGCCCTTCTTGAAGTGCATGACGTACTTCTTCGCGCCCGTGTAGTCCTGGAGGATGTCGGGCCCCTCGGAGGTGGGATAGACCGCGTCCTCCGGACGGTTCGCGCCGAGGCCGATCGCCGTGATGAGCGCCCGCTGCCGGTACGCGGGGCCGTAGAGCCCGGTCTTGGTCGTGAACAGCCAGCCGTCCTGGAGCGTCAGGTCGCGGGCCAGGATGCCCTCCTTCATCCAGCGCATGATCGCGTGCTGGGCCGGCTTCGGCGCCTCGTTGATGCCGGCGACGATCGCGGGCGAGACCTTAGAGGCGTCGAAGTCCTGGCCCGGCACGATGCCGATCTTGGCGAGCTTGGCCACCATCGCCGCGTCGGCGGCGGCCGGAGGATTCTTAGACGCCGCCCATGGGGTCGGCTCCCAGCGAATGCGGGGCCACGCCGAGGTGGCGGGCTTGGCGAGAGGGGGCGTTTCAGCGGATCACCGAACGCAACGGAGTGTTGCGCCAGGTGCATCTGGCGGGGCGCTCCACCGGGTCGTCATCCCGCCGCGGATTCGGCTCACGCACGCCACGGAAGAGGCGCGGCGGACGCGCATCGCTGGGCTTCCGAAGTTCAGCCAGTGAGACTGGCCCTCACGCGATGCCTTTCTAGGAAGCGCGAGAAGGATTTGCTCGGTCGTGCACTTACCAGAGAGCGGGCGACCGGGGTCGAACCGGCGACGTCCAGCTTGGGAAGCTGATCGACGAAGGGCCGGAAGACTATGATCCGTGGGCATAATCCGAGCGGCGGCGCTTAGTTGGGTGCGGCGGCGGTTTCTACCGGTTTCACTCCAGTTCACCCATTTTCGCTCCTCAACCGGCACCACTACCGGCACCAAGGATTCTGCGGGTCGCGCTAGAGGGGTTGCCGGCAATGGAAGGCGGCCTAGAGGAGTGGAGAGCCTTCTTACCGCGGGTGACTGCGTCCTGGAAGATTTTGGTCATCAGGGCGCCCCGGTTTGCGACCGGCTTGAGCGAGCAAGCCTCCTTGAGCTGCGCGAAGTGGAATCGCGCGCTTTCCGGTCCGAGGGTACTCACGCAGTGGGCGAACCAGGGTCGGCTCTGGGGGCTGTCCGTGAAGGAGACGACCTCGTCGACCAAGAGGGCGATCGAGGAGAAACCAATGAAACGAGCGCTTCTTGGTGGCGTGACTCTTGCGCTCTGCGCTCGCGCCGAAGCGGGCCCGCGGAAATGGTAGTCTGCGAGTTCACCGAGTCACGGGGCACAGTGACGGTGTCCGAAGACCTGTTCGGCCGACGTGGTCATGGACTTCATGCCCGCTCCGTTCGTCTCCACGCTCCAGCTGCAACTTGGCCGCATTGCCTTCGTTCGTCCAAGGTTGAGAGGATAGCTTCGGCGTCGTCGGGGTCGACGAGCGGCGTGAAGTGCACACGCCACGCCGACCGTGGCGCATTCACGTCCACGACCGTACGGAGCTGAGCGAGCTATCGCCCTCTGCGGCCTGCCGTGATCACGGTGCGCACTCGGCGGGGGCTGGCGCCTTGCTCGCCTTGAACTGCTTGTCCACCTTCCACGCGGTCGTGCCACCGAATCGCAGGCAGTACCGGTGGGCGCCGAGCGTCACCGCCACATCGACGGGCGATGGATCGACGGCCAACCAGTGGCCGAGTCCGACCCCCTTGCCGGTGACCTTGAGGGACTTCCCCGCCTTCACCACCACGAGCGTGATCGGGCCACTCTTGTCCTTGTACTTGTAGCCCTTGCCCTGCCCCGACTTGCCGACCAGCGACCAGTTCGAGGCCGGCAGGACGTAGGTGTCGTCGAAGCCGCCGTCGACGCTACGTATCCGCACTGTGGCGCCTGCCGACGTCGGGTCGTCCTCGCTGTCGTTGCCGGCCCCGAGCGTCAGCGCTGTGTCTTTCGATCCGACGGAGAGCCCGCCCTTGGCAGGAGCGCCGGCCTTCGTCTTGAGCAACAGCGTGCTGCCCGTGAGGAGGTCGGTCGTCACGGGGGGCAGCGTCGTCGTCGTCACGCTCGTCGTGGTGGTCGATGAGGTGGGGACGGACGTCGAAGAGGTCGAGGTCGTGACGACGCTGGTGCTCGTCGTCGAGGAGCCGCCGATGGCCACGGTCACCGTCGCATAGAGGCGTGCTCCCGAGCACGCGCCCGCAGTGCCCGTCGCCCCGTTCACATTGGTGCACGGCTGCCCACCGGCGCCATTCGCGCTGTTCCCGGACTCGCCGCCGACCGCGATCGTGTAGTCACCGGCCGCCAGCGCCAGCGTCAATGTTTCGCTGCTACCGTTGTAGCCTGCGACGTGTCCCGGGTTGGAGAAACCCCCCGTGGTCGTCGTACCGCAACTGGTGCCGGAGCATGGTGTGTTGCTGACGGAGGAGATGTAGTCGATCTGACTCCAGTCGCCAGACGCGTTCGCCATGCTCCAGTTCGCGAAGGCGTCGAATTGACCGAAGTACGTGTTGTTGACCGTGTCTCGGTATCCGTCGTGGGGCGTGTACACCCAGCCGACCGGCCCGGCGTCTCTCGGCGAGGGGAGTGGCGCAAAGGTGTTGGCGTCGACGGGCTGCAACGGATCACCCGACGTGTCGTCATGCCCCTGGGGCACCAAAGTCCCCGCATACACGCTGAAGGCAGGGTTCAGCACGGTGTCCAGAACGGGCGTCGCGTTGCTCGTCGACGTCGGCTTGTAGTTCGTCGCCGTGATGGTGACGACCGCATCACCGCTCAGATGGAACACCCAGAACTCGGCGTTGGTCGTGATATAGTGACTGTCGGCGAGCGTCGCCTCAGTGCCATCGTACCAGCCGTAGCGGGTGAAGATGTTCGAGCTCTGGCAGAGAACCCCCTCGGCGACGGAGTGGCACGGATCCGTGATCGCAGTCCCGCTCGCGGTCGTCTCTTTGAACACCGTTCCGGAGTTCATGTCGTAGTTCGACACGTGAGCGTCCGCCGGGCCGCCGACGGCGAGCCAGAGTGCGGCGAGACCGACGGCGCGTAGGCCCGTGCTCGAGCTCATTTGAATTCTCCTTCTGCGGTGGACTGTATCGACCTCGTCCAGCGCACCTAGTTCATCACACAGGACGCAGGTGCCCGCTTCACGGTTCTGGCGGCCTGCGTCTCCTGAAATCTCACCGAGACACCGCAGGGGACGGCGGATTCCACGACGGGGAACTCCGCCTTCCACCGGCCTGACGCCTCCAGCCGTGCGGTTCCCAGGACTGCTCCCCCTGTGTTGCCGTCGTCCAACCGGACATCGAGGGTTCCCGACAGGAGCGCGCCGCGCTCCTGCTTGGTGACGATGGGCAGCAGCCGGATCTTCCCGCTTGCGACGAGCGTCCCGGTGGCTGCGTTCCATTGCGCGTGCGACACCTTGATCGACCTGACCGCCCGGGCCGACGAGCGCCCCGCCGGGAAAATCCGGATGGCGGTCTTGACGACCGCCGACTCTCGGCCCAGTCCACTGGTTTCCACCGCGCGGACCGACAACCGAAGGATCTTGTTGGCCAGTGACGGCGGCGGCACCCACTGCAGCGTCGCAGCGAACTTGTGCGTCGCCGGGTCGTAGGTCGTGTCGGAGACCGCCGCTCCGCGCGGTCCCTTCAGCAGCTCGATGGCGACGGGATCGGCACTGCAGCTGAACGCCGATATCCGGACCCAGGAGAGCGCCTTGCCGACCTCCCCGTCCAGCGGGTTCCCGAGGACCGCGATCTGTGGGCCCGTATCGCCCGCACACGCGGGCGGCTGGGGGACCGTCTTGATGGCGATGCTGAGCCTGCCGCCAAAGAAGCCGTTCGGCAGGCAGTCCGCGCAGCCGCCACCGATGACCACCGTGTAGTCGCCTGGCTCGAGATCCTGATCCTCGAGAATCTCGGTCGTGGTGTCGGGCGTCGCGCCGATTCCAGCGTGGTCATTCTTGTGTCCGACATAGAATATCTTGGCCCAGTCACCCGCGGGATTCCCGTCGGGACACTTCGCGACGGGACAGCCGCTCGGAAGTGTCGGCTGCCCCGGTACGGCCCATTCGTTCCCCATGCTCCAATCGCCGAGCGCATCGAACTGGCCGACGAACGGGTTGACGGGAGAGCCGTCGAGGTCGGCATTGCCGCCGTCGTTGGCCGGTGAGAACAGCCCACCGGTCGTGGAATACCCGTGCGTGTCCCTGTACCCGTCGTGCGGCGCGTACACGTGGCCCTCCGGGGCGACGTCCACTGGAGACGCGACCGGAAGAAAGTCGATGTCGTCGAGCGGGTTCGCCGGGTCGTACGGGGTATCGTCGTGGCCGTACAGCGGCATCAGGCCTCTGTAGAGGCTGAACGCGGGATCCAGCCCGGCGGGATACGTCTGGCCGTCCCGCTGCACCGGCACGGTTTCGAGAGTGAGCGTCACGAGCGACTCGCCATCGAGATGGAACTTGTAGAAGTAGCTGCCCGCGCCTAGCAACCGGTGGCTGTCGGCGAGCACCGGTCGCGTCCCGTCGGCCCAGGCGCGGTTTCCGGCCCAGTAGTCCTCCACCGGTGCTTGGGGAGTAACCTCCTTGTAGAGACAATGCGCGAGACCCTGCCTCGCCGTGGCGAACAGCAGGATTCCTGCCAGCAGTCGACTGGTGAAGCGATTCCGGTGAGGGCGCCGTGCCCTCACCGGATCGCTCATGAGCCACCCGATACGCGCGGATTGCGAGCGCATCGGGAATGTGTCGAGTGAGGATTCCACTCCGATAGCCCTACCAGTTCGACTCGACACCTCGGTTCAAGGTGCGCACACCACCGGGGCTGACGCCTCCTTCGCACTGAACTGCTGGTCCGCCTTCCATTTGGTGACACCACCGAACTGGAGGCAGTAGCGATGGCCTCCGAGCGTGAGCGTCACCCGGAGCGGCGCCGGGCTCACCGTGAGGGACTGACCGAGCCCCGCGCCCTTGCCGGTGATCTTGACGAGTTTGCCAGCGGTGATCGTCGCGCTGCCGATCGGGCCGGCGGCGAGCGTCTTATCCTTGTACTTGTAGCCCTTCCCCTCGCCCGGCTTCCCGACGAGCGCCCAGTTCGCCGCGGGCAGGTCATAGAGCTCGTCGAAGTCGCCGTTGATGCTGAAGACGCGGACCGTAGCGCCGACCGACGTCGGATCGTCCGCGCTGCCGTTCCCCGCCCCCAACGTCACCGCGGGGTCCTTCGACTGGAGCGAGAGCTTGCTCTTCGTGGGTGCACCCACCTTCGTCTTGAGCGTGATCTTCTTCCCTGTGAGCAGGTCCGAGGAGAGCCCGGGGGCTGCGGTCACGGCGAGCGTGATCCTGCCGCCGAAGCCTCCGAAAGCGCTGCACCCTGGGCATCCTCCACCGACGATGACGGTGTAATCGCCCGCGTCTAGCGGCTCGTCCTGCAGGACCTCGGCGGTCGTATCGGCCACCGCGCCGACGCCGACGTGATCGTTCCGATGTGCGACGTAGTAGATCGTCGCCCAGTCGCCGACGGGATTGCCGTCGGGGCACTCATCGACCGGGCATGCACTCGGAATGGTCGGCTGGCCGGGTATGCCGTAGGCGTTCGCCATGCTCCAATCGCCAAGCGCATCGAACTGGCCGGCGTACGGATTGATCGGATAGCCGACGTTGAAAGGATCACCGCCGTCGTTGTCCTCCGTGTAGAGTCCACCGGTGGTGGAGTAGTTCAGGGTGTCCCTGAACCCGTCGTGCGGAGTGTAGACGTGGCCCGGAGGGGCGGCATCGACGCGGGAGGCCATCGGCAGGAAATTGACGTCGTCGACGGGATTCAGCGGATCGAAGGACGCATCGTCGTGCCCCTCGAGCGACATCAATCCTTTGTAGAGGGTGAATGCCGGATCCAGGCCGAGGTCGACGAATGCATCCGGAATCGCAATCCCTTCCACACTGATCGTGACCAGCGAGGGACCGTCCAAGTGGAACTTGTAGAAGAAGTCTCCCGAGCCCAGGCAGTGGTGACTGTCGCCGAGAATGTTCCGGGTGGCGTCGGCCCAGCAGGCGTTACCGGTCCAGGCGTCATCGACCGGCGTCCCCGGCGTCAGCACCTTGTACTTGTTGTGCGCGAGTGCCGGGCTGCCAACGAGAAGCAGCAGCGCGAACATGAGTGCAGGGAAGGTTCGATTCATCATCGGTTCTCCTCATGGGTTAGCCGGAGGGAATTCATGGGGCAGTCACCGGAACGCAGCGGAATGGGGGGCCGCCCGTCTCCCCCTTCACGACCGTGCAGTCCGCGTCCTTCTTCCGCATCAGCGGCTCGTCGTTCCGCCAGTCGGCCTTGTGGCAGGACTTCCGGCGGGCGGCCGTGGTCGCGCCGATCGCCGCACAGACCTCCGCGTGTGAGCAGCCCTGCTGGTCGACGGCTGCGCCAGCGGGTGTCGCCGGACATTTGTCCTCCGCGTTCCGGAGCCCGTCGCCATCGGAGTCTTCCGTGAGGCTGGCGAGCGCGTCCTCCGCGTCACCCACGTCGGCATGGCACTCCTCGAGCGGCGTCAGGGGAACAAGCCGAAGCACCTTCTGCATCGCGGTCACGATCGTGGGATCGGACGCGTTTCCGAGGCTTCCCGACGGCGCCGGCGGTATCGCGCGCGCGCCATACACCGCCTTGATTTTCGGAAGCAGGAAATCGTACCCCTGAAACCCCTCGACGTGGCAGGCGGTGCAGGCGCTGGCTCCCACTGCCGCCTTGATCGTCTCGTTGGCGGACGCGGGCCACGCGAGCAGACCCGCGGCTACCAGCAGTAGACAGCCGAGCCGCCGCCCTCTCCCCCGACCGTTGGAGCGCGTCGCCGTCATGGGGCGTCCGTCGCAACGCAGTGAAGCGTCCGTCCACCGCTCCTGCCTTTGGCGACCGCGCAGTCCGCACCCTTCTTGGTCATCACGGGCTCGTCGTTCTTCCAGTCGGCCTTGCGACACGCTCGCCGGCCGGCAGGGGTGGTCGCATCGAACGACGCGCAGAATTCCGCCCGCGAGCAGCCCACCTGGTCGACCGCCGCCCCCAGCGGCGTCGACGGGCAGCCGTCGTGGTCGTCGGCTCGACCGTCGCCGTCCGCGTCGGGGACGGCGCTCGTCATCCGCGCCTGGACCGTGACGAGATCCGCCCGGCACTGCGCCAGGTCGTTCTCGGGATCCGTCGGGAACGGGTCGCACGCGTCGCCGACGCCGTCCCCGTCAGTGTCGCGCTGATCGGGGTCTGCCGCGCCCGGGCAGTCGTCCAGGTCGTCCGCGACGCCATCGCCATCGGCATCGGCTGGCGCGACACCCGGCGTGATCGTCACGCGGTACCTGCCAGCCACGCCGTCGAGGGCGCCCACGAACAGTGTGTACTTGCCGTCGTGGTCGGACTGCAGACGGAACGTCGTGGAGACCGTCTCGCCGGAAGTGGATGCGACCCTGTAGTCGAGCAGCTTCAATCCCGCCGAGCCCAGAGGATCGTCGACGGGGTGTGGCGACGTGGTGTAGGTCTGATGCCGTTCCGACGACGCGTTGGTGTCCCACCCTCCGTACATTGCGAACGCCAGGCGCATCGGCGCGGTGTTGGCAGGGTCGTCGTCCACGGTGACGGCCACGTACACGGGACCGCCGCCGAGGACGGCGTCGAGGGGCGCGAAATGGATGAGGCCGTAGTCGAGCCCGTGGCCCCATCCTTGATCGCCGTTGGCCGGGTCGGTCCACGAGCGCCCTCCCACCGCCAGCACGCGATCCGTCGCCAGATCGGGGTCGTGAACAGCATTGTAGGCGCTCACCTGTCCCAGCAAGCTTTCCGGGGCCGGGCTTGCGCCATTGCCCGTCTGCACGACGCGCGGCGTGACACCGTCCGTCATCAGGGCATACCACTGGACCGGGAGGCCGCCGACGTAGCCGGTAACGTCACCGTTGGTCCAGATGGCCCCCGGAGGAGTCGCCGGGAATCCGTCGGCGCCGTTCGTGCTGCCCGCGATCCCGGCACCGTAGCCGGCGAGGTTATAGGTCGTCTGTGCGTGCGCGCACGGACTCCCGAGCAACACGGCCCCAACGAGGAAGGAGAATCCGAGTCGCAGGACGGTCGCCTCCCCCTCTGGTTGCACGACGGGAAGTCCTACACGTGCCGTGCGACGCACCACATGCGACAAATCGTCGCCCCCTCGTGGCCCACTTCGCATCGGGCCCCAGGCGTTTACGTGGATCCGTTCTCTGAGTGCTCGATCCCACGCAGCCCTAAGCCCTGGCATCGTGCTCCCAGGCAACGGTCCTGGGCGTCCCTGAGCCCGGGTGGGGTATGTGTTCCCCGATCACCCGTAGCCCCGGGTCGGTCACACCATCGACGTCTCTCCGTCCGCTGTGCGTATCTGGATCGATGGCGACATCGAGCCCATCTTCAGCCCAATCCGCGTCGAGGACCCCGACAATCGGCGTGTGGACCTCGGCGGCGCGCAGATCGACGCGCACGAGGCCGTAGAGGACAACCCTGGCAAGGTCACCGGCTACCTATCGGACATTCCGGTCCCCCCCCCGGCTTGTGTGGGGTACAATAGTAGGCGGTTTGCGGCTGCCGAGCGCGTAGCCTGCCCCAGCTGCGGACGCGACGGGCGTGCGCGAGGTGACCGCAGGCCGCTTATTGGTTGCGTCAACTTCGGGCTCTAGACAGCTACCTAGTGCCTGGTTGGCCGTGGACTCCTGGATGCACATCGCGAAGCAGGCCCTGTGGTAACTCGCTCCGCGAACGGGGCGAACCCGGCGTGCTCGTCGGGTGCGGCATGAGTGAGGACGCCGTTCGTGGCGCGCGCCGGGCGCTTCGGCGAGCGCATCCTGGCAGGCCCCCCGCACGTCCAGCTTCGGCCTCCTCGGCTGGCTCACGGCGCCGAGCCCGGGTGGCCCGACACAGGGCTCATGCCAGTCGGTTCAGGCCGCGAGCACTTTCGCTGCCGCAGCGCTCTTCTCGCACGCCTCCAGGCATGTCTTGCAGATGGGATGGCGCTCCGCGTGCTTGCGGCACTCGCCGGCGCAGTCGGTACACACCGCCTCGCAGAGTCGGGCCATCGCTGGCAGATGTTTGCTCCGTGCGTCGGCGAGCGGGCCGACGCCGCGACAGACCCCGAGCATCTGCGTGAC is a window of Candidatus Eisenbacteria bacterium DNA encoding:
- the bioD gene encoding ATP-dependent dethiobiotin synthetase BioD encodes the protein MPPACAVDVDGIVALIARRAREVDVLLVEGAGGLLVPIAGDLTYLDLAVRARLPLLVVAANRLGTVNHTALTARVATAAGLDVRGFVLSQPTPSTDVSAASNADTIARLTGLPCLGVLPHAERPGLTAHLLVIPS
- a CDS encoding antitoxin MazE family protein, giving the protein MPSAKPRSRNRRPSSSRQKVQAHRDRLRAQGLRPIQIWVPDTRSPRFAAQAARQSRLVASSRHAAEDQAFVDALASED
- a CDS encoding DUF1214 domain-containing protein, producing the protein MAKLAKIGIVPGQDFDASKVSPAIVAGINEAPKPAQHAIMRWMKEGILARDLTLQDGWLFTTKTGLYGPAYRQRALITAIGLGANRPEDAVYPTSEGPDILQDYTGAKKYVMHFKKGELPPVNGFWSLTMYDADYFFVANALDRYNVSQRNTFKTNPDGSVDLYIQHESPGADKESNWLPAPAGRFILMLRMYWPKDKSPSILNGSWKIPRVREAS
- a CDS encoding thrombospondin type 3 repeat-containing protein, translating into MQPEGEATVLRLGFSFLVGAVLLGSPCAHAQTTYNLAGYGAGIAGSTNGADGFPATPPGAIWTNGDVTGYVGGLPVQWYALMTDGVTPRVVQTGNGASPAPESLLGQVSAYNAVHDPDLATDRVLAVGGRSWTDPANGDQGWGHGLDYGLIHFAPLDAVLGGGPVYVAVTVDDDPANTAPMRLAFAMYGGWDTNASSERHQTYTTSPHPVDDPLGSAGLKLLDYRVASTSGETVSTTFRLQSDHDGKYTLFVGALDGVAGRYRVTITPGVAPADADGDGVADDLDDCPGAADPDQRDTDGDGVGDACDPFPTDPENDLAQCRADLVTVQARMTSAVPDADGDGRADDHDGCPSTPLGAAVDQVGCSRAEFCASFDATTPAGRRACRKADWKNDEPVMTKKGADCAVAKGRSGGRTLHCVATDAP
- a CDS encoding Csp1 family four helix bundle copper storage protein encodes the protein MLTRRELMAVGTVTLAMQAVPGGATGGGDNATALADAAAGCMRAGDACLQHCLDLLAKGDTSIADCAKSVTQMLGVCRGVGPLADARSKHLPAMARLCEAVCTDCAGECRKHAERHPICKTCLEACEKSAAAAKVLAA